Proteins encoded in a region of the Syngnathus typhle isolate RoL2023-S1 ecotype Sweden linkage group LG20, RoL_Styp_1.0, whole genome shotgun sequence genome:
- the jtb gene encoding protein JTB isoform X1, translating into MESACWRVPLACCRPRVLALHALFWGLVALRVFGAALLSEDKLAAVKVSITPCWLLEDFVVTTECSQCDAFQAKTRPACGRTGYVEKVNCTKSNRDEYKSCRSAIMEERLFWKFEAVVLSVTALSAVSVVLRQRRLDRLASEKVRRQIESI; encoded by the exons ATGGAAAGCGCTTGCTGGCGCGTGCCGCTGGCATGTTGCCGCCCTCGCGTGCTGGCCCTGCACGCGCTCTTTTGGGGCCTCGTGGCTCTCAG AGTTTTTGGAGCCGCCTTGCTGTCTGAAGACAAACTTGCAG CCGTCAAGGTCAGCATCACCCCCTGTTGGCTGCTGGAGGACTTTGTGGTGACGACAGAATGCTCACAGTGCGACGCCTTCCAGGCG AAGACGAGGCCGGCGTGTGGTCGGACGGGCTACGTGGAGAAGGTCAACTGCACCAAATCCAACCGGGACGAGTACAAAAG CTGCCGCTCGGCCATCATGGAGGAACGTCTCTTCTGGAAGTTTGAAGCGGTCGTGTTGTCCGTGACGGCGTTGTCGGCCGTCTCGGTGGTCCTGCGTCAGCGCCGGTTGGACCGCCTCGCCTCAGAGAAAGTCCGCCGACAGATTGAGTCCATCTAG
- the jtb gene encoding protein JTB isoform X2: MESACWRVPLACCRPRVLALHALFWGLVALRVFGAALLSEDKLAAVKVSITPCWLLEDFVVTTECSQCDAFQATRPACGRTGYVEKVNCTKSNRDEYKSCRSAIMEERLFWKFEAVVLSVTALSAVSVVLRQRRLDRLASEKVRRQIESI, translated from the exons ATGGAAAGCGCTTGCTGGCGCGTGCCGCTGGCATGTTGCCGCCCTCGCGTGCTGGCCCTGCACGCGCTCTTTTGGGGCCTCGTGGCTCTCAG AGTTTTTGGAGCCGCCTTGCTGTCTGAAGACAAACTTGCAG CCGTCAAGGTCAGCATCACCCCCTGTTGGCTGCTGGAGGACTTTGTGGTGACGACAGAATGCTCACAGTGCGACGCCTTCCAGGCG ACGAGGCCGGCGTGTGGTCGGACGGGCTACGTGGAGAAGGTCAACTGCACCAAATCCAACCGGGACGAGTACAAAAG CTGCCGCTCGGCCATCATGGAGGAACGTCTCTTCTGGAAGTTTGAAGCGGTCGTGTTGTCCGTGACGGCGTTGTCGGCCGTCTCGGTGGTCCTGCGTCAGCGCCGGTTGGACCGCCTCGCCTCAGAGAAAGTCCGCCGACAGATTGAGTCCATCTAG
- the LOC133144964 gene encoding regulating synaptic membrane exocytosis protein 2-like, which yields MDQGRSWHDGEAVATQQVSWQPSTDGERLIGRILLNKTTKDGSIHADASALLGLKVVGGKVTDSGHLGAFITKVKQGSLADIVGQLRPGDQVLEWNGHLLQGATFDEVYNIILESQSEPRVELLVSRPIRAADSAHRQPVSSSFESPISPNAMQPQTASKCVLLPRLQVKLWYDKLGHQLMVTVLGAKELPVRVDGRPRNLYVEIYLLPDRSAQSKRRTKTVKKLAEPRWNQTLAYSPVHERDLRERVLELTVWDQAGVAEEGSQFLGEVVIGLEKSTVLDDQPHWFKLHRSSFASLPRVNTSPYLQRRRLSPGRLQSFPAFFSAGFHRLSNGDFSDYDYEEGVLDTRQGSRHLYTERGPPALRCDPNPVSAAPLYPLYRNDAVHLLRSSKITRAHSDVGRRGSLDNQNFIPDLHWEGELFDEELLRVDGSLQMSPCGSPDCGHRGRQLPAVPPKRAPDTPSCSPAPPVASCSPAPPPQTPELERRSATPGSSRKEVTWEDQRMKAANGEMKDPDKTRDSLSLKSSLSNLSDWSTESAILDNIRSISQVGGSEGPEGLDVPSEDSGMGSAEKPTLQTNESMEEGEEEPESTKSAAAPATKPANAGGDVCSLSRNDDDDDDKKRRSSLGARVMGMVGLGKKSQSASQLNPEEEEKKKKVVRLPVQRSVETGLAVEFKARFTRQPSRDPDAEDPKPGALIFPGVKLASDKHFTGFLDGLGPAQLAGRQTLATPPMGDIQIGMVYRKERLDVEVIRARGLVGKQGNKNTPAAYVKVYLMDNGKCLLKRRTRLARKTLDPLYQQQLQFEENPEGKVLQIIVWGDYGKMDHKSFMGAAQVLLDDLDLSIMVIGWFKLFPATSLVDPALAPLTNKETESSSAP from the exons ATGGACCAAGGCCGTTCGTGGCATGACGGCGAAGCCGTTGCCACG CAACaggtgtcatggcaaccatccaCAGACGGCGAGCGTCTCATTGGCCGTATTTTGCTGAACAAGACCACCAAGGACGGATCCATTCATGCAGACGCCAGCGCTCTGCTCGGGCTCAAG GTGGTTGGCGGTAAAGTGACGGATTCCGGTCACCTGGGCGCGTTCATCACTAAAGTGAAACAAGGGAGTCTGGCGGACATTGTGGGACAACTGCGACCAG GTGATCAAGTGCTGGAGTGGAACGGTCACCTTCTACAAGGAGCTACCTTCGACGAAGTTTACAACATCATCCTGGAGTCCCAATCGGAGCCGCGAGTGGAGCTGTTGGTATCGCGACCAATCAG AGCGGCAGACTCCGCCCATCGCCAGCCTGTCTCCA GTTCCTTTGAGTCTCCCATAAGTCCAAACGCCATGCAACCTCAG ACGGCGAGCAAGTGTGTTTTGCTTCCCAGACTTCAG GTGAAGCTGTGGTACGATAAACTTGGCCATCAGTTAATGGTCACCGTCCTGGGAGCTAAAGAACTTCCCGTCCGGGTCGACGGGCGGCCTCGGAACCTTTACGTTGAAATCTACTTACTTCCCGACAGAAG TGCTCAGAGTAAGCGGAGGACAAAGACGGTGAAAAAACTGGCAGAACCTCGGTGGAATCAGACTTTGGCGTACTCTCCGGTCCACGAACGGGACTTGCGAGAGCGTGTGCTGGAGTTGACCGTGTGGGATCAGGCTGGAGTCGCTGAGGAAGGGAGTCAGTTCCTTGGAGAG GTTGTGATCGGGCTGGAGAAAAGCACCGTATTGGACGATCAGCCTCACTGGTTCAAACTTCACAGAAGTAGTTTTGCCTCCCTACCACGAGTCAACACTTCTCCCTACCTCCAGAGGAGACGACTGTCGCCGGGGAGGTTGCAAA GTTTTCCcgcttttttttctgcaggtTTTCATAGGTTAAGCAACGGAGACTTTTCCGATTATGACTATGAGGAAGGCGTGTTAG ACACCCGGCAGGGCAGCCGGCACCTCTACACCGAACGCGGGCCACCCGCCTTGCGCTGTGACCCAAACCCGGTCAG CGCAGCCCCTCTTTATCCGCTGTATCGCAACGACGCCGTCCATCTACTACGGTCCTCCAAGATCACTCGAGCTCATTCGGACGTCGGACGCCGCGGGAGCCTGGATAA CCAGAACTTTATCCCAGACTTACATTGGGAAGGAGAACTCTTTGACGAGGAGCTGCTGAG GGTCGATGGGTCGCTCCAGATGAGTCCTTGCGGAAGCCCCGATTGCGGCCACCGAGGACGCCAGTTGCCCGCAGTCCCGCCCAAACGTGCGCCGGACACAC CGAGCTGCTCTCCAGCTCCCCCAGTTGCGAGCTGCTCTCCAGCTCCGCCCCCTCAGACGCCAG AGCTGGAGAGACGCTCTGCCACGCCCGGAAGCAGCAGGAAAG AGGTCACATGGGAGGACCAGAGGATGAAAGCAGCAAATG GTGAGATGAAGGATCCAGACAAG ACACGGGACAGCCTGTCGTTGAAGTCATCTCTCAGCAACTTGAGCGACTGGTCGACCGAGTCCGCCATCCTCGACAACATTCGAAGCATTAG CCAGGTGGGCGGTTCGGAGGGTCCGGAGGGTCTGGACGTTCCTTCTGAGGACTCCGGGATGGGATCGGCAGAAAAACCCACCCTGCAGACCAACGAATCCATGGAGGAAGGAGAGGAGGAGCCAGAGTCAACCAA GTCGGCCGCTGCACCAGCCACTAAGCCCGCCAATGCGGGCGGCGACGTTTGTTCCCTGAGCCgtaacgacgatgatgatgatgacaagaaGCGGCGATCTAGTTTGGGCGCTCGAGTGATGGGCATGGTGGGACTGGGAAAAAAGAGCCAAAGCGCCTCGCAACTCAATCCGGAGG aggaagagaagaagaagaaagtggtGAGGCTTCCCGTTCAAAGAAGCGTGGAAACCGGACTGGCTGTAGAGTTCAAGGCTCGTTTCACCCGCCAGCCCAGCCGTGATCCAGACGCAGAGGACCCCAAGCCTGGCGC GTTGATCTTTCCGGGAGTCAAGCTGGCCTCAGACAAACACTTCACTGGCTTCCTCGATGGCTTGGGTCCTGCCCAGCTGGCTGGCAGGCAGACGTTGGCCACGCCTCCCATGG GAGACATCCAGATCGGCATGGTCTACAGGAAGGAGCGCCTCGATGTGGAGGTGATCCGGGCGAGGGGGCTTGTGGGTAaacaaggaaacaaaaacacaccag CTGCGTATGTGAAGGTCTACCTGATGGACAACGGCAAATGTCTGTTGAAACGAAGAACTCGTCTGGCCCGAAAAACGCTGGATCCTCTTTATCAACAACAGCTGCAGTTTGAAGAGAATCCAGAAGGCAAAGTTCTGCAG ATCATCGTGTGGGGTGATTATGGCAAGATGGACCATAAATCCTTCATGGGCGCTGCTCAAGTTCTACTGGATGACTTGGACCTGTCCATCATGGTAATTGGCTGGTTTAAACTGTTTCCCGCCACTTCCCTGGTGGACCCCGCTTTGGCGCCGCTGACGAATAAGGAGACGGAGAGCAGCAGTGCGCCGtaa
- the lrp12 gene encoding low-density lipoprotein receptor-related protein 12 — translation MDAIVWGVFLLFLTGCHAASQRNDNVLVSGISNACGESSELLRASSGVIASPGWPFQYPTRLNCSWNIRGRPGDRVTISFQDFDLQGSHRCSSDWMSISSYKNLDGLRVCGSSLPPPYISSQDHVWIHFRSDDALSGKGFRLSYVTGKPDVSSCDVDQFHCSNGKCIPDWWRCNSMDECGDNSDEDLCVDSPFSFQPCSLDQFPCLSRYTRIYTCLPHSLRCDGSIDCQDLGDEIDCQVPTCGEWLRNFYGSFSSPNYPDFYPPGSNCTWLIDTGDHRKVILRFTDFKLDGTGYGDYVKVYDGLEENPRRLLRVLTAFDSRAPVAVVSSSGQLRVHFYADKINAARGFNVTYQVDGFCLPWEVPCGGNWGCYTAPQRCDGYWHCPNGRDELNCSACQEDEFPCSRNGACYPRSDRCNYQNRCPNGSDEKNCLFCQPGNFHCKNNRCVFESWVCDAQDDCGDGSDEESCPVVVPTRVIAAAVIGSLVCGLLLVIALGCTCKLYSLRVSERRSFETQLSRVEAELLRREAPPSYGQLIAQGLIPPVEDFPVCSGSQGSVLENLRLAVRSQLGFTSLRLPSASSRCRRGLWRSLFNFSRSRQSGSLALVSADVEDSGATASSASDPPSPDSDDTDTESERVRERGVGAAGGPVAPLPHKSAPATSVGATVLSTASVTPANPPAGLCRVQNAPGQATVAVETADSDAESHGDSSRLRAPPASTLHRLTQNLHRLARNIMTSSRVQQNQTWGNHSPLRQLDTGRGAESTEQQQSADEDDVELLIPESDSSSFGDVRQPLLDPQPSRPSRPSRSSSTAAQKARHQGASGPRDGPCDYCGKVHTAQIPDTCLEVGGKMESSDDELLQLC, via the exons ATGGACGCCATCGTCTGGGGTGTCTTCTTGCTCTTCTTAACAG GATGCCACGCCGCTTCTCAGAGGAACGATAACGTTCTGGTGTCGGGCATTTCCAACG CGTGCGGCGAGTCGTCGGAGCTCCTCCGAGCATCCAGCGGGGTCATCGCCAGTCCCGGTTGGCCATTCCAATACCCGACCCGCCTCAACTGTAGCTGGAACATCAGAGGGCGACCCGGTGACAGGGTCACCATCAG CTTCCAGGACTTCGACCTGCAGGGATCACATCGCTGCTCGTCGGACTGGATGTCCATCAGCAGCTACAAGAACCTAGACGGTCTGCGCGTATGTGGCTCCTCTCTGCCACCTCCGTACATCTCCTCGCAGGACCACGTCTGGATCCATTTCCGTTCTGACGACGCTCTTTCGGGAAAAGGCTTTCGGCTGTCCTACGTCACAG GTAAGCCGGATGTTTCCAGCTGCGACGTGGACCAGTTCCACTGCTCGAACGGGAAATGCATCCCCGACTGGTGGCGTTGTAACTCTATGGATGAGTGTGGCGACAATTCGGACGAGGATCTGTGCGTGGACTCGCCGTTCTCCTTCCAGCCGTGCAGCCTGGACCAGTTCCCGTGCTTGTCCCGCTACACGCGAATCTACACCTGCTTGCCTCACAGCCTCCGTTGCGACGGCAGCATCGACTGCCAG GACCTGGGCGATGAGATCGACTGCCAAGTGCCCACCTGCGGGGAATGGTTACGCAACTTCTACGGCTCCTTTAGCTCTCCCAACTATCCTGACTTCTACCCTCCGGGGAGCAACTGTACCTGGCTGATTGACACTGGAGACCACAGGAAG GTCATCCTACGCTTTACCGACTTTAAGCTGGACGGCACCGGTTATGGGGACTACGTCAAGGTGTACGACGGTTTGGAGGAGAACCCTCGGCGCCTTCTCAGGGTTCTGACGGCCTTCGACTCGAGGGCGCCGGTGGCCGTGGTGTCGTCCTCCGGGCAGCTGCGTGTCCATTTTTACGCCGACAAGATCAATGCCGCCAGGGGCTTCAATGTCACCTACCAG GTGGACGGCTTCTGCTTGCCCTGGGAGGTTCCCTGCGGGGGCAACTGGGGATGCTACACGGCGCCGCAGCGCTGCGACGGCTATTGGCACTGCCCCAACGGCCGCGACGAGCTTAACTGCTCCGCCTGTCAGGAGGACGAGTTTCCCTGCTCCCGGAACGGAGCCTGTTACCCAAGATCTGACCGTTGCAACTACCAGAACCGATGCCCCAACGGGTCTGATGAAAAGAACTGCTTATTCTGTCAGCCTGGAAACTTCCACTGCAAG AACAACCGTTGCGTGTTTGAGTCGTGGGTGTGCGACGCCCAGGATGACTGCGGCGACGGCAGCGATGAGGAAAGTTGTCCCGTGGTGGTTCCCACCAGGGTGATCGCGGCTGCCGTGATCGGCAGCCTGGTCTGCGGCCTGCTGCTGGTCATTGCGCTGGGCTGCACGTGCAAACTCTACTCGCTGCGCGTTTCTGAACGCAG GTCCTTCGAGACGCAGTTGTCCAGAGTGGAGGCAGAACTACTGAGGAGGGAAGCCCCGCCCTCCTACGGTCAGCTGATTGCTCAGGGTTTGATTCCGCCTGTGGAGGATTTCCCCGTTTGCTCTGGGAGTCAG GGATCAGTTCTGGAGAACCTGCGTCTGGCCGTGCGCTCTCAGCTGGGCTTCACCTCGCTTCGGCTCCCTTCCGCCAGCAGTCGCTGCCGCCGAGGCCTGTGGCGCAGCCTCTTCAACTTCTCCCGGTCTCGCCAGTCGGGGTCTCTGGCTCTGGTCTCTGCCGACGTCGAGGACAGCGGCGCTACCGCGAGTTCCGCATCGGACCCGCCGTCCCCGGATTCGGACGACACGGACACAGAAAGCGAGAGGGTGAGGGAGCGCGGCGTCGGGGCGGCGGGCGGTCCTGTCGCCCCCCTGCCCCACAAGAGCGCGCCCGCCACTTCAGTGGGGGCCACCGTTTTGTCGACGGCCTCTGTGACCCCCGCCAACCCGCCAGCCGGCCTTTGCCGAGTCCAAAATGCTCCTGGCCAGGCCACGGTCGCTGTGGAAACAGCCGATTCAGACGCGGAAAGTCACGGTGACTCATCCCGGCTCCGAGCCCCACCCGCCTCCACCCTGCACCGTCTGACCCAAAATCTGCACCGCCTGGCCAGGAACATTATGACTTCAAGTCGCGTCCAGCAGAACCAGACCTGGGGCAATCACAGTCCGCTACGCCAGCTCGATACAGGAAGGGGGGCGGAGTCAACTGAACAGCAGCAGAGCGCAGACGAAGATGACGTGGAGCTTTTGATCCCGGAGTCGGACTCGTCGTCGTTTGGCGACGTCCGCCAGCCGCTCCTGGACCCGCAGCCTTCGCGTCCGTCGCGCCCGTCGCGCTCCTCTTCCACGGCAGCTCAGAAGGCGCGGCATCAGGGCGCGAGCGGTCCGCGGGACGGACCCTGCGACTACTGCGGGAAAGTTCACACCGCTCAGATCCCGGACACGTGTCTGGAGGTGGGAGGCAAGATGGAGAGCAGCGACGACGAGCTGCTTCAGCTATGCTAA
- the ntaq1 gene encoding protein N-terminal glutamine amidohydrolase, with amino-acid sequence MTEDRITPGQDECAYSSCYCEENVWKLCELVRRERSAPLQELFVVFISNDNRTVPLWKQKSACGEKPVIWDYHVVLLHVRAGFEATVYDLDSVLPFPCDLKLYAAHALRTDGSLRPEYHRKLRVVPADCFLLNFASDRSHMKNADGSWKMPPPPYAPISTADSHMNLEDFICMDPTRGWGDIFTLDHFLRHYVKDLPLTSLS; translated from the exons ATGACAGAAGACAGAATCACGCCGGGGCAGGACGAGTGTGCTTACAGCAGCTGTTACTG TGAAGAAAACGTGTGGAAACTTTGCGAGTTGGTCCGTCGGGAGAGAAGTGCGCCTCTCCAAGAACTTTTTGTGGTGTTCATCTCTAACGACAACAGAACG GTCCCGTTGTGGAAACAGAAGTCGGCGTGCGGAGAGAAGCCCGTCATTTGG GATTATCACGTGGTTCTACTTCACGTCCGGGCCGGGTTCGAGGCCACCGTTTACGACCTGGACTCCGTCCTGCCATTCCCCTGTGATCTGAAGCTTTACGCCGCCCACGCCCTGCGTACTGACGGTAGCCTTCGGCCCGAGTACCACAG GAAATTGCGTGTGGTCCCCGCTGACTGCTTCCTGTTGAACTTTGCCTCGGACCGGTCGCACATGAAGAACGCTGATGGGTCCTGGAAGATGCCCCCGCCGCCATACGCCCCAATCTCCACTGCAG ACTCTCACATGAACCTGGAAGACTTTATCTGCATGGATCCCACCCGTGGATGGGGCGACATTTTTACTTTGGACCATTTTCTGCGGCACTACGTTAAAGACTTGCCATTGACATCGTTGTCatag